From Arctopsyche grandis isolate Sample6627 chromosome 12, ASM5162203v2, whole genome shotgun sequence, one genomic window encodes:
- the Pp4-19C gene encoding protein phosphatase 19C: protein MTMSPNSDLDRQIEQLKRCEIIKEAEVKALCTKAREILVEESNVQRVDSPVTVCGDIHGQFYDLKELFKVGGDVPETNYLFMGDFVDRGFYSVETFLLLLALKVRYPDRITLIRGNHESRQITQVYGFYDECLRKYGSITVWRYCTEIFDYLSLSAIIDGKIFCVHGGLSPSIQTLDQIRTIDRKQEVPHDGPMCDLLWSDPEDTLGWGVSPRGAGFLFGSDVVSQFNTANDIDMICRAHQLVMEGYKWHFKETVLTVWSAPNYCYRCGNVAAILELKENLQRNFTIFEAAPQESRNIPSKKPQADYFL from the exons ATGACAATGTCTCCAAATAGTGATTTGGATCGCCAAATTGAGCAGCTCAAACGATGCGAAATAATCAAAGAAGCCGAAGTGAAAGCTTTGTGCACGAAAGCTAGGGAAATATTAGTAGAAGAAAGCAACGTGCAAAGAGTTGACTCACCCGTTACa GTCTGTGGTGATATTCACGGACAATTTTATGATCTCAAAGAATTGTTTAAAGTAGGCGGCGATGTACCGGAAACAAATTACTTATTCATGGGTGACTTTGTGGATCGAGGATTCTATTCTgtcgaaacatttttattacttttagcACTTaag GTTCGTTACCCTGATCGTATTACACTTATTCGTGGAAACCATGAATCGCGCCAAATAACACAAGTATACGGTTTCTATGATGAATGTTTAAGAAAGTATGGTTCTATTACTGTGTGGAG ataTTGTACTGAAATATTCGACTATTTATCATTATCAGCCATAATAGATGGCAAAATATTTTGTGTACACGGAGGTCTCAGTCCTTCAATACAAACATTAGACCAAATACGGACCATTGACAGAAAACAGGAAGTTCCCCACGATGGTCCGATGTGTGATTTATTATGGAGTGATCCTGaag ATACCTTAGGTTGGGGTGTTTCGCCACGTGGAGCTGGATTTTTATTCGGTTCAGACGTAGTTTCACAGTTTAACACAGCCAACGATATTGATATGATTTGTCGTGCTCACCAGTTAGTTATGGAGGGGTATAAATGGCATTTTAAAGAAACTGTTTTGACTGTGTGGTCTGCCCCCAATTACTGCTACAG atGCGGAAACGTAGCAGCAATATTAGAATTAAAGGAAAACTTGCAGAGAAATTTCACTATATTTGAGGCAGCACCGCAAGAATCTAGAAACATTCCATCTAAAAAACCCCAAGCAgattactttttataa
- the Pgk gene encoding phosphoglycerate kinase isoform X1 yields MIVKAYILCSRLTLVILKVVGVSLSSSCRLRGRVCQRLAIMALNKLSIDSLDLTGKRVLMRVDFNVPLKDGVITNNQRIVAALESIKYAVDKGARSVVLMSHLGRPDGQKNLKYTLKPVAEELKKLLNREVQFLSDCVGSEVEAACAEPAPGSIILLENVRFYLEEEGKGVDAAGAKVKADAEKVKEFRASLRKLGDIYVNDAFGTAHRAHSSMMGDGFDKRASGFLLKKELQYFAKALHEPERPFLAILGGAKVADKIQLIENLLDKVNEMIIGGGMAYTFLKETQGMKIGSSLFDPEGAKIVQRLLDKAKANNVQIHLPIDFVTADKFDENAQVGAADVASGIPDGWLGLDVGPKSNVLFADPIARAKVIVWNGPAGVFEFEKFAGGTRALMDGVVAATAKGAITIIGGGDTATCCAKWNTESKVSHVSTGGGASLELLEGKVLPGVAALTDA; encoded by the exons ATGATTGTTAAGGCGTACATTTTGTGTTCGCGGCTGACCTTAGTAATTTTGAAGGTTGTTGGTGTCAGTCTAAGTTCGAGTTGTCGTTTGAGAGGACGTGTCTGTCAACGATTAGCAATTATGGCCCTCAACAAGCTAAGCATTGATAGTTTGGACCTAACGGGGAAACGAGTGCTTATGCG AGTCGATTTCAATGTCCCTCTAAAAGATGGTGTCATTACCAATAATCAGCGCATCGTGGCTGCACTCGAATCTATCAAATATGCCGTGGATAAGGGGGCCCGCTCAGTTGTACTAATGTCACATCTCGGTAGACCTGATGGgcaaaaaaatctcaaatataCCCTAAAGCCTGTAGCGGAAGAATTGAAGAAATTGTTGAAtag agAAGTCCAGTTTCTATCCGACTGTGTGGGAAGTGAGGTGGAAGCTGCCTGTGCTGAACCAGCACCTGGATCTATAATATTACTTGAAAATGTTAGATTTTATCTCGAAGAGGAAGGCAAAGGTGTTGATGCAGCTGGTGCTAAA GTAAAAGCCGATGCAGAAAAAGTAAAAGAGTTCAGAGCTAGCTTAAGAAAATTAGGAGATATCTATGTGAATGATGCATTTG GTACTGCTCACAGAGCCCACAGTTCCATGATGGGAGATGGATTTGATAAGAGGGCAAGTGGATTTTTGCTGAAAAAAGAACTGCAATATTTTGCTAAAGCTTTACATGAACCTGAGAG ACCTTTCTTAGCAATTCTTGGAGGTGCCAAAGTAGCCGATAAGATCCAacttattgaaaatttgttagATAAAGTTAATGAAATGATTATTGGTGGCGGTATGGCATATACGTTTTTAAAAGAAACTCAAGGCATGAag ATCGGCAGTTCTTTGTTTGATCCAGAAGGAGCTAAAATTGTGCAGCGATTGTTAGACAAGGCGAAGGCAAACAATGTCCAAATACATCTTCCCATTGATTTTGTGACTGCAGATAAGTTTGATGAAAATGCacag GTTGGAGCAGCTGATGTAGCATCGGGTATTCCAGATGGATGGCTAGGTCTTGATGTTGGACCCAAATCAAATGTCCTCTTTGCTGATCCCATAGCTAGAGCTAAAGTTATCGTTTGGAATGG ACCAGCCGgtgtttttgaatttgaaaagttTGCTGGAGGTACTCGGGCTTTAATGGATGGCGTTGTTGCAGCCACTGCTAAAGGAGCAATAACTATTATTG gtGGAGGAGATACGGCAACATGTTGCGCCAAGTGGAATACTGAATCAAAGGTATCGCACGTATCAACGGGTGGTGGAGCTTCTTTGGAATTATTGGAAG GTAAAGTTTTGCCTGGTGTTGCCGCCTTAACAGATGCATAA
- the Pgk gene encoding phosphoglycerate kinase isoform X2: MALNKLSIDSLDLTGKRVLMRVDFNVPLKDGVITNNQRIVAALESIKYAVDKGARSVVLMSHLGRPDGQKNLKYTLKPVAEELKKLLNREVQFLSDCVGSEVEAACAEPAPGSIILLENVRFYLEEEGKGVDAAGAKVKADAEKVKEFRASLRKLGDIYVNDAFGTAHRAHSSMMGDGFDKRASGFLLKKELQYFAKALHEPERPFLAILGGAKVADKIQLIENLLDKVNEMIIGGGMAYTFLKETQGMKIGSSLFDPEGAKIVQRLLDKAKANNVQIHLPIDFVTADKFDENAQVGAADVASGIPDGWLGLDVGPKSNVLFADPIARAKVIVWNGPAGVFEFEKFAGGTRALMDGVVAATAKGAITIIGGGDTATCCAKWNTESKVSHVSTGGGASLELLEGKVLPGVAALTDA, encoded by the exons ATGGCCCTCAACAAGCTAAGCATTGATAGTTTGGACCTAACGGGGAAACGAGTGCTTATGCG AGTCGATTTCAATGTCCCTCTAAAAGATGGTGTCATTACCAATAATCAGCGCATCGTGGCTGCACTCGAATCTATCAAATATGCCGTGGATAAGGGGGCCCGCTCAGTTGTACTAATGTCACATCTCGGTAGACCTGATGGgcaaaaaaatctcaaatataCCCTAAAGCCTGTAGCGGAAGAATTGAAGAAATTGTTGAAtag agAAGTCCAGTTTCTATCCGACTGTGTGGGAAGTGAGGTGGAAGCTGCCTGTGCTGAACCAGCACCTGGATCTATAATATTACTTGAAAATGTTAGATTTTATCTCGAAGAGGAAGGCAAAGGTGTTGATGCAGCTGGTGCTAAA GTAAAAGCCGATGCAGAAAAAGTAAAAGAGTTCAGAGCTAGCTTAAGAAAATTAGGAGATATCTATGTGAATGATGCATTTG GTACTGCTCACAGAGCCCACAGTTCCATGATGGGAGATGGATTTGATAAGAGGGCAAGTGGATTTTTGCTGAAAAAAGAACTGCAATATTTTGCTAAAGCTTTACATGAACCTGAGAG ACCTTTCTTAGCAATTCTTGGAGGTGCCAAAGTAGCCGATAAGATCCAacttattgaaaatttgttagATAAAGTTAATGAAATGATTATTGGTGGCGGTATGGCATATACGTTTTTAAAAGAAACTCAAGGCATGAag ATCGGCAGTTCTTTGTTTGATCCAGAAGGAGCTAAAATTGTGCAGCGATTGTTAGACAAGGCGAAGGCAAACAATGTCCAAATACATCTTCCCATTGATTTTGTGACTGCAGATAAGTTTGATGAAAATGCacag GTTGGAGCAGCTGATGTAGCATCGGGTATTCCAGATGGATGGCTAGGTCTTGATGTTGGACCCAAATCAAATGTCCTCTTTGCTGATCCCATAGCTAGAGCTAAAGTTATCGTTTGGAATGG ACCAGCCGgtgtttttgaatttgaaaagttTGCTGGAGGTACTCGGGCTTTAATGGATGGCGTTGTTGCAGCCACTGCTAAAGGAGCAATAACTATTATTG gtGGAGGAGATACGGCAACATGTTGCGCCAAGTGGAATACTGAATCAAAGGTATCGCACGTATCAACGGGTGGTGGAGCTTCTTTGGAATTATTGGAAG GTAAAGTTTTGCCTGGTGTTGCCGCCTTAACAGATGCATAA
- the LOC143920285 gene encoding NAD-dependent protein deacylase Sirt4-like isoform X2 — protein MLCNITYVPKFNPVAKQDIDAFRSFLLRHEKIAIITGAGISTESGIPDYRSEGVGLYARSNHKPIQYQEFLKSEYARQRYWARNFTGWPRFSQIQPNSVHYSLKNLEMLGKASTIITQNVDNLHYKAGSKNVLELHGTAHRVMCLSCKDYFSRHDFQNILSKTNPNTLTPTAVIRPDGDVEITDDFVKDFKVPGCHKCGGILKPDVIFFGDNVPKQQVESVKKEITSSNALLVLGTSLSTFSAYRIILQAKEENKEIFVINIGPTRADGEINFKISTKCGDIIPKVTNDLIKL, from the exons AT GTTGTGCAACATAACCTATGTGCCTAAATTTAATCCAGTTGCGAAACAAGATATAGACGCATTTCGAAGTTTTCTTTTAAGACATGAAAAAATTGCCATAATCACAGGTGCCGGAATTTCAACAGAATCAG GTATACCTGACTATAGGTCCGAAGGCGTAGGTCTATATGCAAGAAGTAATCACAAACCGATACAATATCAAGAATTTTTGAAATCAGAATATGCAAGACAGAGATATTGGGCGAGAAATTTCACCGGCTGGCCTAGATTTTCTCAAATTCAACCTAACTCTGTGCATTATTCACTAAAAAACCTTGAAATG ttgggaAAGGCGTCTACTATCATAACCCAGAATGTTGATAATTTACATTATAAAGCTGGATCAAAAAATGTGTTAGAACTTCATGGGACTGCACACAGAGTAATGTGTCTCAGTTGTAAGGACTATTTTTCAAGACACGACTTTCAGAATATTTTATCCAAAACCAATCCTAACACACTGACTCCTACCGCAGTAATCCGGCCCGATGGAGATGTTGAAATTAccgat gATTTTGTTAAGGACTTCAAAGTTCCAGGATGCCATAAATGTGGAGGAATATTAAAGCCCGATGTAATTTTCTTTGGAGACAATGTTCCAAAACAACAAGTAGAAAGTGTGAAAAAAGAAATAACATCATCAAACGCTTTACTTGTTCTTGGTACTAGTCTTTCAACTTTTTCCGCATACAGAATTATACTTCAAGCTAAAGAGGAAAATAAggaaatatttgtaataaatataggTCCTACCAGGGCAGACGGTGAAATTAACTTCAAAATTTCCACTAAATGTGGAGATATTATACCCAAAGTTACAAACGatctaattaaattgtaa
- the LOC143920285 gene encoding NAD-dependent protein deacylase Sirt4-like isoform X1, which translates to MIYKKMFFKWNCRMYNVKCGFTVFVNRLCNITYVPKFNPVAKQDIDAFRSFLLRHEKIAIITGAGISTESGIPDYRSEGVGLYARSNHKPIQYQEFLKSEYARQRYWARNFTGWPRFSQIQPNSVHYSLKNLEMLGKASTIITQNVDNLHYKAGSKNVLELHGTAHRVMCLSCKDYFSRHDFQNILSKTNPNTLTPTAVIRPDGDVEITDDFVKDFKVPGCHKCGGILKPDVIFFGDNVPKQQVESVKKEITSSNALLVLGTSLSTFSAYRIILQAKEENKEIFVINIGPTRADGEINFKISTKCGDIIPKVTNDLIKL; encoded by the exons ATGATTTAtaagaaaatgttttttaaatggaattgtagaatgtataatgtaaaatgCGGATTTACAGTATTTGTAAATAGGTTGTGCAACATAACCTATGTGCCTAAATTTAATCCAGTTGCGAAACAAGATATAGACGCATTTCGAAGTTTTCTTTTAAGACATGAAAAAATTGCCATAATCACAGGTGCCGGAATTTCAACAGAATCAG GTATACCTGACTATAGGTCCGAAGGCGTAGGTCTATATGCAAGAAGTAATCACAAACCGATACAATATCAAGAATTTTTGAAATCAGAATATGCAAGACAGAGATATTGGGCGAGAAATTTCACCGGCTGGCCTAGATTTTCTCAAATTCAACCTAACTCTGTGCATTATTCACTAAAAAACCTTGAAATG ttgggaAAGGCGTCTACTATCATAACCCAGAATGTTGATAATTTACATTATAAAGCTGGATCAAAAAATGTGTTAGAACTTCATGGGACTGCACACAGAGTAATGTGTCTCAGTTGTAAGGACTATTTTTCAAGACACGACTTTCAGAATATTTTATCCAAAACCAATCCTAACACACTGACTCCTACCGCAGTAATCCGGCCCGATGGAGATGTTGAAATTAccgat gATTTTGTTAAGGACTTCAAAGTTCCAGGATGCCATAAATGTGGAGGAATATTAAAGCCCGATGTAATTTTCTTTGGAGACAATGTTCCAAAACAACAAGTAGAAAGTGTGAAAAAAGAAATAACATCATCAAACGCTTTACTTGTTCTTGGTACTAGTCTTTCAACTTTTTCCGCATACAGAATTATACTTCAAGCTAAAGAGGAAAATAAggaaatatttgtaataaatataggTCCTACCAGGGCAGACGGTGAAATTAACTTCAAAATTTCCACTAAATGTGGAGATATTATACCCAAAGTTACAAACGatctaattaaattgtaa